In a single window of the Papaver somniferum cultivar HN1 chromosome 8, ASM357369v1, whole genome shotgun sequence genome:
- the LOC113305627 gene encoding ctenidin-1-like → MVLVGTGTLIHNISANLMKSSFEVLVFRSLINVENLVVAGYGGGEFGGGWLRGELGGSEFGGVWLRGGDGISGGCGGAIGDGGGNMDGGGGCGGGFDDDGDDRRRNQVLFIRGGVVNGSGSGENKGEDNEGSGF, encoded by the exons atggTTCTGGTCGGTACGGGCACTCTGATCCATAATAT CTCTGCTAATTTGATGAAATCGAGTTTTGAGGTTTTAGTATTTCGTTCACTTATAAAT GTGGAAAATTTGGTGGTGGCTGGTTACGGTGGTGGTGAATTTGGTGGTGGATGGTTACGTGGTGAACTTGGTGGTAGTGAATTTGGTGGTGTCTGGTTACG AGGTGGCGACGGAATTTCTGGTGGTTGTGGAGGTGctattggtgatggtggtggaaataTGGACggaggtggtggttgtggtggaggTTTTGACGATGATGGTGATGATAGGCGAAGAAATCAGGTGTTGTTCATTAGAGGTGGTGTCGTGAACGGGAGTGGTAGCGGTGAAAATAAAGGCGAGGATAATGAAGGAAGTGGTTTTTAA